The genomic stretch CACCTGCTGCACCAGGCCCTGTTCGAAAGATTGTGGGATGCCGGATGGCGTATTGAGAACGGCGCCCTGGTCGTGCCGGAAATCCCGGGGATCGGTGTGGAAATCACGCCGGACTCCCCGCTGCTCAACGGAAGCGCCGCAGGCGATTAGGGCGGGCCGCGGTGTCGCACAAGCTGCCGACCGGCCTTGCGGGTATCGCTTTCTACCTACTGCTGCTTGCCGGTTGCGGAGGAAACGAGTTCGAGCCCGGCTTTCGCGAGAACCTCGCGATTCCCATGCGCGACGGCGTTACGCTCATGGGCGACGCCTACCTGCCGGGTCCCGGCCAGTACCCCGCCATCGTCGAGATCACGCCTTATGGACGCGGCGACCATGGAATCAACTTTCGAAACGAAGCCGGGTACTGGGGCGATCACGGCTACGTGATGGTGCTTGTGGATTCGCGCGGGCAGGGGCAGTCGGAAGGCGAGTTCGAGCTGTTCGTGCGCTCCGGCGAGGATGGCCACGACGTCGTGGAATGGATTGCGCGCCAGCCCTGGTCGAACGGCAGGGTAGCGATGCGCGGCGCTTCGTACACCGGCACCAATCAGCTGTATACGGCGCTCGAGCAGCCGCCGCACTTAAGCTGCATAACGCCGAGCGCGACAGCCTGGGGCCCGAGAAGGGACGTGCCCTACGGGGACGGTATCCTGCGGTTCGGTTGGGCGATTTCCTGGCCCGCGAACCTGGCCAGCGCCGACATTGACGCGCTTGAGGCGATTGACTGGGATGCGGCCCTGGCGCATGAGTCGATCCACGGGGCCGACGCGGTCGTCTACGGAAAGCCGTCCGCGGTGTATCGGCAGGTCGTGCAGCACGATGCGCAAGCTACGCACTGGGACCCGCTGCACCTTGAAAAGCAGGATTACGGCAGGATAAGTGTTCCGAGTCTGGCTTTTACCGGGTGGTTCGACGGAACCCGTCCTGGAACCATTGCTCACTACCTTGGTCTCGAGCAGCATGCGCCGAACCCGGAGGAGCACTTCCTGGTCGTCGGGCCGTGGGAACATTTCCCCGCACCGGATGGGGGCTACGATTACCTGACCGGCGAGCCGATCCGGGCTGCCGCGGGAATGACGCTGCCCGATCAGGCCTTTCTGCCGGGCCAGGAGATCACCCGGGAGTTCTTCGACTGGTGTCTGAAGGGCAACCGGAGCTTTAATCATCCCAGGGTGCGCCTGTACCTGACGGGCAGCCACGAATGGCTTGAGTTCAGCCGCTTTCCGCCCGGTGATCCTCGAATGCGCCCGCTGTACCTTGCCGGCGATGGCGATGCGGCGGGTCCTCAAGCCCGAGGCAGGCTCGCCTGGCAGCCGCCCGAGGACGACCCGCCCGACAACTTTGCCTATGACCCGCGCGATCCGGTTCGAAGCCCGGTCTTCAATCCCCCACAGGACTGGCAGATGCCGTCCGCCAGGCCGGACGTGCTGACGTATACGAGCGCCCCGTTCGAGGAAGCGCTGCCCATTCTTGGAAGGCTGGAGCTCGAACTGCATGTGTCGTCCGAGGCCCGGGACACGGATTTCAGCGCGGCGGTTTACGACATCGCGCCGGATGGGTCGGTGTACCGGCTGCATCCCAAGCCCGCGGCTTTCGTACGGGCCCGCTATCGCAATGGCCTCGATGCGGAAACACCGCTTGACCCTGAGGAGCCGGCACTGCTGCGATTTGAGTTTTCGCCCGTCGGTCATACCGTTCGGGCCGGCCACCGACTGCGGGTGACTGTTTC from Gammaproteobacteria bacterium encodes the following:
- a CDS encoding CocE/NonD family hydrolase, which encodes MSHKLPTGLAGIAFYLLLLAGCGGNEFEPGFRENLAIPMRDGVTLMGDAYLPGPGQYPAIVEITPYGRGDHGINFRNEAGYWGDHGYVMVLVDSRGQGQSEGEFELFVRSGEDGHDVVEWIARQPWSNGRVAMRGASYTGTNQLYTALEQPPHLSCITPSATAWGPRRDVPYGDGILRFGWAISWPANLASADIDALEAIDWDAALAHESIHGADAVVYGKPSAVYRQVVQHDAQATHWDPLHLEKQDYGRISVPSLAFTGWFDGTRPGTIAHYLGLEQHAPNPEEHFLVVGPWEHFPAPDGGYDYLTGEPIRAAAGMTLPDQAFLPGQEITREFFDWCLKGNRSFNHPRVRLYLTGSHEWLEFSRFPPGDPRMRPLYLAGDGDAAGPQARGRLAWQPPEDDPPDNFAYDPRDPVRSPVFNPPQDWQMPSARPDVLTYTSAPFEEALPILGRLELELHVSSEARDTDFSAAVYDIAPDGSVYRLHPKPAAFVRARYRNGLDAETPLDPEEPALLRFEFSPVGHTVRAGHRLRVTVSSSVYPWIFPNNNSGKAPDGSISVTRQTLYHDTERPSRLLLPVFAAPGE